attttttttactGGCCttagattttttattttcaaacttATAGCTATTATTTGATACCGGGATGAAACTTTTTGCTTTGAGTTAAAAAGAGATTTCCAGTTAAAAAGGTCTTTTTATATTTACtcagagaaattatttctattgTTTACATATTTCAAAAGGGCTTGCTTTCTAACTCAGACACGAGGCAACCACTAATTTTccaaacacaaattaaaaaaaaaatcttgttcttCCATGTTTCACTGCTTTCTTCATATGGTCTCAAAGGGGAAAGCCTTGCTTGTCACAGTTCTGCCTAGTGGTTCCCCTcaaatggaaataaagaaatgttAGTTATGTCATCATATAAGCTGTCAGTTAAATGTTTTAGTGCTTCATACATGTTCTAAAgtcttttaataaatccctgggCTGTTGTCTCTTTGGGTGTCCCTTCCATGCTGTGGATGTATATATTGAAGTCTATTGGCTTCAATATACACTTATGCTTAAGACTCCTTGGGACTCAAGCTATTTAATGAATATACAAACTAAGATCCAAACATCACTCAAATCTTTGCTTTCCATTCAAGCTAATTTCAAGTTGATCTCTGAATTAATGAGCTATTAGAAAAGACAGGCAGGCACAGGGCAACTCTATTGTAGAAGCTTATTTCTGTAAGGAAGTAAGGTAAAAATTGATCATTTGGCATATTTTTAAGATTTCTGTTGTGTATATGCAAATAGTAATTACCATTTTCAGCCTATCAATAATAATTTTCTAATACATTTAAGGTAATTCAAAGATTGAGTCTAAAATATAACTTTGCCTATGAAAGCACACTTTTAAATTTCATTGGATTTGGCTTTTCACTGCATGAAGTTTCTGGCATTTATTCCTTTAGATATTAATAAAAACAGAGACTTAAAACTGTTACCAGTATAGTGAATAACTTGCAGTGATCTCAGATGCAAATCAAGGCATTCCACTTTGTGCTGGGTACCTGTTCTGTCTTAAGTTTGAAATGCATTGCTTTCTAtgatgttgggttttttgggttctttgcttttattttttaaattttttgaatTGGATAACTTCCGTTATTGCAAAAAGTAAGACTATTTGTAATGGTTTGGACCAAATATAGTGCAATCAGATGCTATGCAGGTTTACCTAAAGAGCTTTGACAACCTCTTAATCTTGATATGTAGCACACCATCTATTTTAGCCATGGCTGTTCAAAAACATATAATGTATGTCATGCTAAATTGCACACTAGCTGTTTGGTTAGTATGGATGTAATTATACCATAAACTGAATTGCAgtttaaactgaaaaatggaCCTAGAGCaatatttttagattttataGGTTTTTATGCTAAACCACATTTTAGATTTTCCCAGACAGTCTATAGTTATCTTGCTGTTTATTAACACTCCACTGTTGAAGATGTAAGGGAAAGAAAGTCTCAGGGGCCAGAGATTTATGTTCTGATTTGACAACATTTTTAAGCCTATGGTGGTTCTAAGTAGGGGTGCAGGACATGCTGCAGTATTAAGTAATTTTAGTCTGCTTGCCTGGAGGTTCCTCCTGCTCTGTGGAGTTTTGATACTTGTCTCATACTTGAAATTCTTCAATCCGCACTTTCAAAACTTTCATTGACCCATCTTGGTATTGATTGTTCATGAACTGTAACAATCCCTCTTGCTTGTCTTATGTCTTTAATCTTTTTATCCATCTCCATAACTAATCAATATTTATATTGTCATGGAGGCAATATATCCACATTCAGTCTTGTGTCTGCAAACTCAGAGTGTTTGTAAGACAGATTGGTATAGAAACAGTTTAACATTTTCTgggatggaagaggaaagcatTCCAATATGTTGTAAATACCAAGATAGAGTTACCTCTTATGTGAAATTGCATTTCCTTCTACCAACAGGTCCCATAAGCAGCATTTTGGTGAATAAGTATGGTAGCCGGCCTGTGATGATAGCAGGGGGTATCCTGTGTTCTTTTGGAATGATTGCATCCTCTTTCTGCAATAGTGTCCTTGAGCTGTATATATGTATCGGTGTGGTTGGAGGTAAGAGTCCTGTTTAAAAGGCTATATTATGTTATATCAAACTATTTCTAATGTTGTTCTACAAACGAGCCTCACTGATCAAGACTTCTCTGTGTACAGATGCAATCCAAGAAGGTAGTAAGATCAGTTAATTTCATCTACCTAAACTATCTAATCCTTTAAATTAACTGGTATGATGTTAAATTATTTCTTAGGACAATTCACAAGCAACTAGTGAATTTATTCAATAAATGCTGTATGTATGTACTTTTCCACATTGCACTATAATTAGGGTATAAAAGTTGATTGGCTCATAACAGCACTTGTTACAGTCATTTGTGTACAATTTCACATTCGTTGTTTTAGCTTTCAGTGATGTTGCACTGCAAACAGTGTGGCAGAGGTTGGCCAGATTCTAGTAGAATTGTGAAAGCTTGTACCAGCTGTAGGTTTTTTTACATACACATACTCTCACAGAAAAGTATAACAACTTTCAGTTCAGTAGTTTCCTGTTTAAAATCCCCCAGGGTCAATCaccaaataaaattattcataaTCATCTATCACAGGCCTAGATATCACCTAAAGCAATGACTTAAAGTTATTGTAATGGCAGTAGAATAAAGAATCTCCTTATTAaaagttgtgttttttttttttttaactccctTTTCAGAGTAAGGAAGGAGAGGTGAAATATTGGCAGGTATAAATGCATGAGATAATACCTGTATATTCAGGCTCATCTTCCTTTATGTTGTGACAAAAGGAGTCCATTTTTATTCAGTGATTAATCCTTAAAAGTCTTATTTTTGATGTCCTAAACTCGATGCCTACTGAAATAGTAACATCAGAGTCTGGGAATGGGCCTATCAAGGAAGAGAGTTTCTCTCTTGTACTATCAAGCAGATCCATATTAGAGTTTATGGCTTAGATGTCTTAATACAGAGAGAAGGCCTAGAGGTTCAGCTTTGGGTTCAGTTGATACATGTATACACTCAACTGATCTGAGTGGGTGGTCTACTCCCACATGTGTCCTTTACAACTTCTTCTTATAGTGACCTGGGGAAGGAGAGCTGAATatgctggaaaataatttgGCATTTTATGCTCCAGTTTTACAGACAAGTTGGATCTTAATTAGGCTTGGAAACAAGAAATTAGGAGATTTATGCATTTAAATAAATCCTACATTCATTCTAGCTGAGGTGACATTTAATAACTTTTGTTAAATGAGCCAGGAGAGAATTGTATTATAGTTTAGCAAATATAAAAATGGTGAGTCAAGGCACAGATACAATCATTCTTCTGTATGTGATTCCTCTGTCTCTATCATTGCTGAAACACAAAAAGGAGTTTTGGCTTTCAGTGCAGCACTACAGGGGAAAATGACCAAATGCCACCATGACACACTCTTGGTATGAACACTCATAGACATCAGTGAGGCTGTATTTCATTCTTTGATGCTAGTAGGTTTCGATTGAGAATCACTGTATTGGATACTggtcattttaaaaataacttgaaaGAGCTGGGATGTATTTTTCACTGCATGACCTGCAATAATACTGTCTTTTTATGTGTTGTTTAGGTCTGGGTTTAGCATTCAACTTACAGCCTGCCTTGACCATGATTGGCAAGTATTTCTATAAGAAGCGTCCCATCGCTAATGGATTGGCAATGGCTGGAAGTCCAGTGTTTCTGAGCACATTGGCACCTCTCAATCAATTCCTCTTTAATGCTTTTGGTTGGAAAGGAAGCTTTCTTATTCTGGGAGGACTTCTTTTGAACTGCTGTGTTGCTGGGTCACTTATGAGACCTGTTGGACCAAAGAAAGTCCCTCCTGTGAAAAAAGATGTTGAAAAAGGCACAGGAGATTCTGCTTTGCACAAAAACAACAAGAAGTCTTGTTGGCAAACTATGAATAAGTATCTAGATCTGTCCCTTTTCAAACACAGAGGGTTTCTGATATATTTGTCCGGAAATGTCATTATGTTTATTGGTTTCTTTGCTCCAATAGTATTCTTGGCTCCTTATGCCAAGCACAAAGGAATTGATGAatattctgctgcttttttgctCTCTATCTTAGCCTTTGTAGACATGTTTGCTAGGCCTTCCATGGGACTTGTAGCAAACTCCAGGTTTATTCGGCCAAAGattcagtatttttttagttttgctgTCTTGTACAATGGTGTCTGCCATATCTTGTGCCCTCTGGCAAAAAATTACACTGGCTTGGTGATATATGCTGTATTTTTTGGGTTTGCATTTGGAATGGTTAGCAGTGTTCTTTTTGAGACATTGATGGACCTTGTTGGAGCTGCAAGATTTTCCAGTGCAGTGGGACTTGTCACCATTGTGGAATGTTGCCCTGTGCTCATAGGTCCTCCTCTAGGAGGTAAGAAtctatttatttccattttttcagaCATTACAGCATAATCTTGCAATGTAACATtgaattaatataaatattgtTCTTAATGTTTTCACTATGACTAGAAATGCACCATTACAGCCTGATAGTAAAAAATAACTGTATCAGTTTCTTTTGTCCAACCTAGAGGCAGCTTGAAGAGTGCTCACTTACACTTACTTAAACAACTTTATCACTATCTTTAAATAGAGAGAATAGGCATTTCCAGAGAGGAAAAACTAACAGGAAAGTGTCAGAAGGAACACAGGCCTGCTCAGCATTTTAGGCAGGGTGCACACATGGTGGAATTCCATCAGGGTGCTGTGGGGCATTGTGCCCTGGCATGATTTCAcaccccagctctgctcacagccagTCCTTTAGCCTGTTTTTGTAGCCAATAGATGTGGGCAAGGCAATGCAGAGGGTGAACTGACTGAAAGATGTTAGCATCGCCAACTTCTCTTTTCAAGTGTAAGGGGAGCTTAAAGGGAGCCTGGGTGTGTTGCTTAGACTATATTCGTAACACTTGGGCTTCTATCAGCAAAAATGAACAGTATTTTCAGAAAGTTttttcagaaagtattttctgtttgctctcttttttctcaGTATTCAGTAATGCTGATAGTAAGCTTTATATTATTGAGATTTCTGATGAtataagagattaaaaaaatagattcTCTAATTTTATTGAGAATCATTGGTGTGTATCTAGGTGTGTGTTGCAGTATAAGCCCAACAATATAAGAATATAAAGATAGTGAGATTGCCATCCTAATGAACATATAGTGTACCCACATTAGCACTGCCTCAGAAGTCAGCAAGATTATGTGTGCCAAAAAGAATTTATATATACCAAAATACTTCAGATTACTGTCAGTATTTCTATGAAAATAGCATTGTTGTGTGCAATTCTGAATGTACCAAAACATTTCCACTCACTtcagtaaaataatatttgtaCAAGTAAATTTTTAATACTTCTAAAGACATTCCATATTTTTCTCATAATTTAACATACAAATCCACTTTGGCAAAGGTAGAGCAAAATATATCCTCACACAGACTCTTTCTATGCCACCTAGTGGGGGGTCTGAGTCTGTAACCACAGGAGTCCAGTCTTTTCAGTCAGATTCTGAAATCAGTATCAACTCAAAAGATAATAAATCCAATATTTATGGAGCAGTAGATTccacagttttgtttttttttattttcagtgtattAGCTTTTCAGGAgttttggaaaacattttttgtgCTATAACACTATGAATAATTGATTTACCTTGTTAAACAGAGGCAGCAAAGGGGGTGAACACATGAAAAAGCTAAGCTTCAGTTTTGACTAGTTCATATGTTTTAAAATAGTATGCTGAAGCATTGCTAATtcagaattttgtttttaaatatatttttataagaCTGCTCATTGACAAAAATCAGCAAATTGCACTAATTACACTAATAAGTGAATTGTACACTTGCAGTGCTATTTGAGTTTGTCCTAATACTAggtttgtggaaaaaaaaaaaagtctggaaTAATTTCATGGCTTGTAAATGTGTATCAGGTGAATAGGCTGGCTATATGTTTTCAGACCAGCAAAAGCATCTAAATGCATACTAAATGAAATTTAATCTCAGAGGTCTGAATGTAAGTTTTAGGTACAGGGCTCAGTGTTTAAAACTCAGCAGTTGAGTGTGATGGCTGAAGGGAGAAGCCTTTCCATCTCTTTCACCAGTCAGAGCAAAGTAAATGTGAAAAGCAGGCAGCTGATGCACAGAGACAGCAGCCTAAAAAGGCACATACCTCTTCATCCTATTGTCTTTATGCAGCCTCAGTGAGTGTCAGACTGTCACTCCAAACAATAGGAAAACACAATTAAGaggtaaataaaataataaggtaatgaaagaatgaaaaaaaagagctgaaaaactGTCATTATTCATTAAGCTTTACTTATTTGTTcttcaatattttaatattgtcAGTGTCTTCAATGGCAATTGTTATCTTGATTaatagagggtttttttaagagttCCACTGTCCATGTTAGACAACTTTAACATgttgaaaatacatttctgctccaacttcaaaaacagaaaatatacaGATATTTTTTACCAAGGGAAAGATGTGGATTTTATTTGGTATGCCAGTCTAAatactctttttctctcctcttaTCTTTGTATTTCAGGTTGGTTAGTAGATGTTACCGGTGAGTATCAGTACATGTATTTTGTCTGCGGAGTGATTGTGACTGTGGCAAGTATCTGGTTGTTCATTGGCAATGCCATCAACTACAGgcttttggaaaaagaaaagaagttaGAAGATGAGAAACAGAAAGCACAGAAGAATGCTGATCCAAAGGAAGCAGAACCATTAACAAACAATGAGAATGAAGatgcttccagcagagctgaTAAAGCTCTTGAAGACCCATCAGAAAGAGAAACCAATATTTAATCTGAAATATAGCTCAGAAGGCAACATTTATGACTTCCATTAGGAATATATCTTCAAGACACAGGCCAACTTTTGTGGTAATAATGATCAGTCAAAATATTGGATGGGAACAGATTTTTGCCCTATGGCAAGACTCAAAGCTAAATTGCTATCTACAGTTTATTTGTTTTAGTGATACAAAATTACAATTACAGAGGTAGTGACTCAATGCAAATGAGTCCATTAAATTTTGACTCTGGACAATCAAGGGTCAGATGAACCAGGCTATAAAGCCTTTCAATGACAAACAGTTTAGTTTCATAAGTGTATCTAGTGCAAAAGTATCTCCTACTCGAATTTGGGAAGATACTTGCATTCATCTTTACGATGTGGTTAAAGTCTATTGAAATAATCTGCCCAAATTCTACTTACCATTAATATTAAAGAGACCATAAAGTCAAAGATTTGTTTCAAAAGAGACATAATACCTGACAGTAGCACACTGAAGCATTCTTCTCTTTTGTACACCCACTAGATAAAAAATATGGCTGCATAAGCAATTATGGATATAAAAGTTAAGTGTAGGAGACAAATAATTGGTGAACACACCTctaaaatgcaataaaaagctGATTTATAATATATTCCAGAAGTAGTTTCCTCCAGTGACAGCTGATTACATAGTACTTCAACATAGATATATTTGAATTCAAAGTATGGTCACACTTTGCTAATTCAAACTAGCTGAAATCTGCCTGTACATAAAAAGTTTAAACCCAACATTTACATTTCTAACAAGAGTGGCAATCATTTTGTTTGACTATGTATTCCTGTGTAGCTGAAGGATCTGGATCAGGCTGTGAAGCCATTTTCCTAAAGGGACTAGATTCATAATCTGCTGATGTTAAAAGGATACTAACCCTTGGCTTTTGTGGCCTGAATGAGTTTCATGACAATGACTTCAAAGTAGATGCTTGGCTTTATTGACAGGTCATTAGTTGTTTGATGGTTTCTTGAGAGGAGATTTAAGATCTAACTTCAGATCTTTGCAGATGGGTAGCTTCCCAGTTCCCACTTCCCTTTCCCAGGAATTTAGTGAAAAGCTACTTCTTTTTTTGTAGTGCTGCTTTGAGCAAAAATGCTGCAAGGCACCTTGACAATGCCAGTCTGGAAGCTTTGTATTGAGACATCAGTTTTATGCAGGATGTTTAGTCTTGTGTCTACAATTTCACGCACACCAtcatataaattaaaatgtacACAATTGTTCCTCTTCCTTTAGACAAAATAAGGCATAAACCTACAATTTTACTTTACACAAATCATGTAGTACTGCGTTTGAAAGTTAAAAGTGCAAGCTTCTGAAGATAATatgtgaaattatttctgttctaTTTCTAGGTAAGGAAAGGTGCTATTCATTTTGGAGGGATGCTTATAAATGCCTAAAAATTTGTGAAAATTAAGAGTCTGATTCATAAAACATTTATGCACTGTTTATGCAGAAAACACCTACACTCaattccaggaaaagaaaattattcattaGTCCTCTTCTAAATTTCAAAAAGTTGGAAATATATTGGACAGAGAGCTAACTGTGATAAACACACTTTGAAGTGCcaataacaaaattaaaaactcaGTAGTAAAATCTAGTAGTTATTGGAGGGCTTTTaagaaagttattttttaatatttatatgttcaatattattttaatttttcttctaaaaatgttgatagtgtttgtttttgttttactgttttttcattttataaagTTCTACAGTAATGCTGATGTTTAAATTTTCTCATCACTGTTTTGGGGAGAAATATGAATCTACTCTCAGCATGGTACAGAATTTAATATCTACTTTTTACCTAGTTATATTCAGGAAAACCAAACTTCTCCAACAAATCCTGTCAATTTTTAGGAGcatcagaaacaaaatatatgCATTTCAGAGTTTTGGGAGAAAATATGTGTTGCATGTTCAGACTTGAGCCGTGTACTGTGTAAAGGGGAATGATTCAGTCCCAGTAAAATTATAGTTCCTCTCCCAAGCCCCAGCTTCAGAGAGGAAGTAAATACATTGCATCTCCCTCTGAACCTTAGCCTTGCCAGCACCCCATGACATGAagcattgctttctttttggcTGTACAAACATACTGAGTGAATTCCAGGTGCTGTGAAGGCCTTGTGTGCCCATAGCCAGAAAGTGATGAGTTTCATAGACACTAAGCTTTCATACAGTGAGGATTATCAGTTATAAATACTGGATTATGAAAGATGAACTGAAATTTTAGCTGAAGGAATATCACTCTGCTTTTGATAGCCACTGATAGAAATGCAGAGATTATTTGAAAAGAGATTAATACAGGAACTGAACCAAAATATCTAAGGTAAAATTGTAGGTGCTTATTGTTATCTCTTTGCAAAAAAGCAGCATTATTATGAATAAGGGTCAAATACAAGTGTCAACTTTTGACTGAAGGCTGTTAAAAGTTCCTGTTGAGTAAATAAAGGATTCAGAAAAATGGTGACAAAAAGAAGTCTCTCAGGAAACATGCAGGCAACTTGCCTGTTCTATGCAGGATCTcagaatgcaaaacaaaatggcataggaaataagggaaaaacaaaattccTCGAGCCATAGACACACCTGACCACTAGTAGCAAAAATTATCTCACTAtctcagaggaaataaaaatttctaGAAACAATCTACAGGGATGCTACTCTTTCATCTCTGGTCCATTATGTTAAAAGGCAATAGGAGTGCAAGATCTGCTTTACCACCGCTCACCAATATGCAGTTTTTAATCCCAGAAGGCAAAATGATGTGACAGGCATCTAGAGTAATATAAAGTAGGAAGAGCCAAGTTAAACATTTCCTTACACTTCTTGCATTACTTTTTCTCTTAATAAtagcaacaaaataaaacccatcAGCATACTCTTGATACTACTGAATATTAAAGTTAAAACCCAGAGATGAGTGGAGAAAATTGGAACTGTATCTATGCAAAAACTGCCTTGAATTAAAAAGCTGTGTCTTCCAAATTACAGGTCCTAAAGGGGCAATTGCCTAGTACAGGTAGCTCTTATTTCTAAAAgtaatgataataaaaaattgCCTTGAATCAACTTTATTCTGAACATCAAAGTAGCAAATTGAGCATAACTTGGCTTCAAACTCCTGAATATCACTCCTACTTGCACTGACCTGTAATTTTTATGGTAAATAATTTCATCACTACGTTTCTGCTTTTGAGATTAGACCTGGGTATATACATAATTTCTCTGAATTGCTCTGGTTTCTCTTAATTACCTCACCCTCAGTTTGAACCAGTGAAGGGTCAAGACTAAGACATTCCTCTGATCAGTGATGAAGAAATGTACTCAAACTTTCTAGCACATGCATCTCTTAAGCACTTTAAGAATCTGTAGTCTCAGTCAGTGCAAGTAAATCCTTAATTGGTCTTGTTCTCATTTATGCTCATGTATACTTcattcttttaatttctctgctACAGTATTGCTAAGCCTGATTGCCCTTTTTCTCTTCTagaaaaaataatgcaaaaaattTAAGACTAGTAGGAAGGTGGTTAGCATCAATAATATTTTCCCCAATTTCATATCAGGGTTTAATTTCAAGTTGTTTTAAAGAGCACATCCAGATATTTCTTactctttgggtttttttatgtcaTATACTCTATTAGCTGGAGGATTCTCCTGTATTGCCCTTTCCAACTCAAGAGAAAATCTCCTCACTAATAATTCTCAGTACTATTTCAGGAATGTATAAAAATTTCAccctcccttctctccccatTGAAGTGTGATTGCAATTGTTGTTAATTCTGTATTTCCACGAAGTTCAGAAAAGCATCTTTTTATATGAAAGACTACAATGCTTTTTTTTCAGGAGTTTGTTTTGTGAACTGTTTTGACAGAGCTAGGGAAAATCTTACTCCATCttcaaatagatttttttttaagtgatgcTGTCCTTATTGAGAGGAGGTATAGCTTTACTTACTGCTGAAGTGAATGGCAGCAGTTTCACTGACACTGATTCAAAATTCACACAAATTTTAATAGTCATGTTGCATATTAGCATCCACTGTGCTTAAAAAACATTTGGCAATGTGAACATGATTGTTCCTCCCAGAGAATTCTCATTCCTTTTAAACATTCCCCACCTCCACCACCctatatttcattttaagaaaaaatttggACTGGGTATGTAGTGACTTATCTTTAATTCtttattgttgtttttcctGAAATGACACATTTTCCATGTTGCCAAATGCAA
This portion of the Anomalospiza imberbis isolate Cuckoo-Finch-1a 21T00152 chromosome 5, ASM3175350v1, whole genome shotgun sequence genome encodes:
- the SLC16A7 gene encoding monocarboxylate transporter 2, which produces MPPATGAPDYPPPDGGWGWVVVFGAFISIGFSYAFPKAITVFFKEIQEIFHTSYSEIAWISSIMLAVMYAGGPISSILVNKYGSRPVMIAGGILCSFGMIASSFCNSVLELYICIGVVGGLGLAFNLQPALTMIGKYFYKKRPIANGLAMAGSPVFLSTLAPLNQFLFNAFGWKGSFLILGGLLLNCCVAGSLMRPVGPKKVPPVKKDVEKGTGDSALHKNNKKSCWQTMNKYLDLSLFKHRGFLIYLSGNVIMFIGFFAPIVFLAPYAKHKGIDEYSAAFLLSILAFVDMFARPSMGLVANSRFIRPKIQYFFSFAVLYNGVCHILCPLAKNYTGLVIYAVFFGFAFGMVSSVLFETLMDLVGAARFSSAVGLVTIVECCPVLIGPPLGGWLVDVTGEYQYMYFVCGVIVTVASIWLFIGNAINYRLLEKEKKLEDEKQKAQKNADPKEAEPLTNNENEDASSRADKALEDPSERETNI